One genomic segment of Sminthopsis crassicaudata isolate SCR6 chromosome 2, ASM4859323v1, whole genome shotgun sequence includes these proteins:
- the INAFM2 gene encoding putative transmembrane protein INAFM2 yields the protein MKERDSAPAERGKPATYTGDKKAKMAAKTNKKWVRLATVFAYVLSVSLAAIVLAVYYSLIWQPVGAGTSGGPGGPPPGPSNATVTAPAGTPGGAAGGLNATASPRIEAPQDAPPLQNSGTMARPPGQSGKPEEEEPTAAPRSR from the coding sequence ATGAAGGAACGAGACTCGGCCCCGGCCGAGCGGGGCAAGCCGGCCACCTACACCGGGGACAAGAAGGCGAAGATGGCGGCCAAGACCAACAAGAAGTGGGTCCGGCTCGCCACCGTGTTCGCCTACGTGCTGTCCGTGTCCCTGGCCGCCATCGTCCTCGCCGTCTACTATAGTCTCATCTGGCAGCCGGTGGGGGCCGGCACTTCTGGGGGTCCGGGCGGCCCGCCCCCCGGCCCCTCCAACGCCACGGTCACGGCGCCGGCCGGAACCCCAGGGGGAGCGGCAGGGGGACTCAACGCCACGGCCTCACCGAGGATCGAGGCTCCTCAAGATGCGCCCCCGCTGCAGAACTCTGGGACCATGGCCCGGCCACCCGGCCAGTCCGGAAAGCCAGAGGAGGAAGAGCCGACGGCGGCACCCAGGAGTCGCTGA
- the CCDC9B gene encoding coiled-coil domain-containing protein 9B isoform X2, giving the protein MKWKTGVCENLCRNKGQTTTTAGIQLPHFMEEELNPKKGTGMADSLLRKKEQKDEELDRRIVALRRKNQALLRRYQEIEEDRRQAEKEGMAVTAPRPPRADGLTITITKAHSEKRVVSDRRASSHPNSLGPGVNNEEELGEEEEEEDEEEEDDHTFTFRLGKRVQLAVTMENKVKGKRIVSTKAGSQRDEGTLRGGSSLGSPMQIAITMEPGQKAVGPGSQELGRDYVRWKQEREQIDLARLARHRDAQGEWRRPWDLDKSKHMFQDASKTRDLVMPGGSSKKGPRNYPKFQSRPLPPDERGSGAHSGNLGKSKVPAMSSKARGKDRLTGRARRWDTKEEEEQCYPKEEPESQGSHNTKRSQNEEEAKKVEHSDQCGIQEPSAGLPSLDGHQREREAKPSTRPTASSSELRSSRKIAPVLPFFSPGDANSSVVRASWSSKPGEGPSMEESSLFSFPNPSEKAQKLSDNMAELCLGESAEQEMKFQEPREEGSGQAGIQGNLGTLRQPSQKSQPRARSDKKSGEQD; this is encoded by the exons GGGACTGGGATGGCTGACTCTCTGCTTCGAAAGAAAGAGCAGAAGGATGAAGAGCTGGACAGGAGAATTGTGGCGCTTAGAAGGAAGAACCAAGCATTATTGCGGAGGTATCAG GAGATTGAGGAAGACCGGAGGCAGGCAGAGAAGGAGGGTATGGCAGTGACTGCTCCTCGGCCACCTCGGGCAGATGGACTTACCATTACCATTACCAAGGCTCACAGT GAGAAGCGGGTGGTGAGTGATAGGAGAGCAAGCAGTCATCCCAACAGCCTGGGCCCAGGAGTGAACAATGAGGAGGAActtggggaagaggaggaagaagaggatgaggaggaagaggatgatcATACCTTTACCTTTCGGTTGGGGAAGCGAGTCCAGTTGGCAGTGACCATGGAGAACAAAGTCAAG GGCAAGAGGATTGTGTCAACTAAAGCTGGGAGTCAAAGAGATGAAGGCACTCTGAGAGGGGGCTCCAGCCTAGGAAGCCCTATGCAAATAGCAATCACTATGGAACCTGGACAAAAG GCTGTGGGTCCAGGGTCCCAGGAGCTGGGGAGGGATTATGTTCGATGGAAGCAAGAGCGGGAACAGATTGATCTTGCACGTCTGGCACGGCACCGGGATGCTCAGGGAGAGTGGCGTCGTCCTTGGGATCTGGACAAGTCAAAGCATAT GTTTCAGGATGCCAGCAAAACCAGGGATCTGGTCATGCCAGGGGGTAGCAGCAAAAAGG GACCCAGGAATTACCCGAAGTTCCAGTCTAGGCCATTACCCCCTGATGAAAGAG GTAGTGGTGCTCACAGTGGGAACCTAGGTAAATCCAAGGTACCAGCCATGAGCAGTAAAGCCCGTGGGAAGGACAGGCTAACTGGCCGGGCCCGCAG GTGGGAtacaaaagaggaagaagaacaatGCTACCCCAAAGAGGAGCCAGAGAGTCAG GGTTCTCACAACACAAAGAGGTCACAGAATGAAGAGGAAGCAAAGAAGGTGGAGCACAGTGACCAGTGTGGCATTCAGGAGCCCAGCGCCGGCCTGCCCAGCCTGGATGGgcaccagagagagagagaagctaagCCCAGCACCAGGCCCACAGCGTCCAGCTCAGAGCTGCGGTCCTCCCGGAAGATTGCACCTgtgcttcctttcttctccccaggAGACGCCAATAGCTCTGTGGTCAGAGCCAGCTGGAGCAGCAAGCCAGGTGAGGGACCCAGCATGGAGGAGAGCagcctcttctcctttcccaacCCTTCAGAGAAGGCCCAGAAGCTAAGCGACAATATGGCAGAGCTGTGCCTCGGAGAGAGCGCTGAACAGGAGATGAAGTTCCAGGAGCCCAGGGAGGAGGGTTCAGGCCAGGCTGGAATTCAGGGGAATCTCGGCACACTTAGGCAGCCCTCCCAGAAAAGCCAGCCAAGGGCAAGGAGCGACAAGAAGAGTGGTGAACAGGACTGA
- the CCDC9B gene encoding coiled-coil domain-containing protein 9B isoform X1, translated as MISCAKQQSRLGEAGRGPRSGSLPPALASPGSCSESPSVPAATAAAAMYPAGTGMADSLLRKKEQKDEELDRRIVALRRKNQALLRRYQEIEEDRRQAEKEGMAVTAPRPPRADGLTITITKAHSEKRVVSDRRASSHPNSLGPGVNNEEELGEEEEEEDEEEEDDHTFTFRLGKRVQLAVTMENKVKGKRIVSTKAGSQRDEGTLRGGSSLGSPMQIAITMEPGQKAVGPGSQELGRDYVRWKQEREQIDLARLARHRDAQGEWRRPWDLDKSKHMFQDASKTRDLVMPGGSSKKGPRNYPKFQSRPLPPDERGSGAHSGNLGKSKVPAMSSKARGKDRLTGRARRWDTKEEEEQCYPKEEPESQGSHNTKRSQNEEEAKKVEHSDQCGIQEPSAGLPSLDGHQREREAKPSTRPTASSSELRSSRKIAPVLPFFSPGDANSSVVRASWSSKPGEGPSMEESSLFSFPNPSEKAQKLSDNMAELCLGESAEQEMKFQEPREEGSGQAGIQGNLGTLRQPSQKSQPRARSDKKSGEQD; from the exons ATGATCTCGTGTGCGAAGCAGCAGAGCCGGCTGGGAGAGGCCGGCAGAGGCCCCAGGTCCGGCTCTCTGCCGCCGGCTCTGGCTTCCCCAGGGAGCTGCTCTGAAAGCCCCTCGGTGCCCGCTGCTACCGCCGCTGCTGCCATGTACCCAGCT GGGACTGGGATGGCTGACTCTCTGCTTCGAAAGAAAGAGCAGAAGGATGAAGAGCTGGACAGGAGAATTGTGGCGCTTAGAAGGAAGAACCAAGCATTATTGCGGAGGTATCAG GAGATTGAGGAAGACCGGAGGCAGGCAGAGAAGGAGGGTATGGCAGTGACTGCTCCTCGGCCACCTCGGGCAGATGGACTTACCATTACCATTACCAAGGCTCACAGT GAGAAGCGGGTGGTGAGTGATAGGAGAGCAAGCAGTCATCCCAACAGCCTGGGCCCAGGAGTGAACAATGAGGAGGAActtggggaagaggaggaagaagaggatgaggaggaagaggatgatcATACCTTTACCTTTCGGTTGGGGAAGCGAGTCCAGTTGGCAGTGACCATGGAGAACAAAGTCAAG GGCAAGAGGATTGTGTCAACTAAAGCTGGGAGTCAAAGAGATGAAGGCACTCTGAGAGGGGGCTCCAGCCTAGGAAGCCCTATGCAAATAGCAATCACTATGGAACCTGGACAAAAG GCTGTGGGTCCAGGGTCCCAGGAGCTGGGGAGGGATTATGTTCGATGGAAGCAAGAGCGGGAACAGATTGATCTTGCACGTCTGGCACGGCACCGGGATGCTCAGGGAGAGTGGCGTCGTCCTTGGGATCTGGACAAGTCAAAGCATAT GTTTCAGGATGCCAGCAAAACCAGGGATCTGGTCATGCCAGGGGGTAGCAGCAAAAAGG GACCCAGGAATTACCCGAAGTTCCAGTCTAGGCCATTACCCCCTGATGAAAGAG GTAGTGGTGCTCACAGTGGGAACCTAGGTAAATCCAAGGTACCAGCCATGAGCAGTAAAGCCCGTGGGAAGGACAGGCTAACTGGCCGGGCCCGCAG GTGGGAtacaaaagaggaagaagaacaatGCTACCCCAAAGAGGAGCCAGAGAGTCAG GGTTCTCACAACACAAAGAGGTCACAGAATGAAGAGGAAGCAAAGAAGGTGGAGCACAGTGACCAGTGTGGCATTCAGGAGCCCAGCGCCGGCCTGCCCAGCCTGGATGGgcaccagagagagagagaagctaagCCCAGCACCAGGCCCACAGCGTCCAGCTCAGAGCTGCGGTCCTCCCGGAAGATTGCACCTgtgcttcctttcttctccccaggAGACGCCAATAGCTCTGTGGTCAGAGCCAGCTGGAGCAGCAAGCCAGGTGAGGGACCCAGCATGGAGGAGAGCagcctcttctcctttcccaacCCTTCAGAGAAGGCCCAGAAGCTAAGCGACAATATGGCAGAGCTGTGCCTCGGAGAGAGCGCTGAACAGGAGATGAAGTTCCAGGAGCCCAGGGAGGAGGGTTCAGGCCAGGCTGGAATTCAGGGGAATCTCGGCACACTTAGGCAGCCCTCCCAGAAAAGCCAGCCAAGGGCAAGGAGCGACAAGAAGAGTGGTGAACAGGACTGA